The Metabacillus schmidteae genome has a segment encoding these proteins:
- a CDS encoding Na-translocating system protein MpsC family protein, translating into MNQEILNSISSFTSKVLRKNFGKGPKLCQSTLCDRYLVVYIRGFISPMEEVLIGQGHRNQVDKARTVIIKHVIEELKGVVEISLDRDVDDYYHDWNFPNNSGMIMFVLDEPVGIECNPEEKVNLKQLESEVARISLLVEKVPNQIRVYPLSKSVYLIERMGILIPIEKSLIQKGFADELRITKDELEKSYFHRDGKFEEIFKVNVRDIFIDWNFKEDKSFMAFILNH; encoded by the coding sequence ATGAATCAAGAAATATTAAATTCAATTAGCAGCTTCACAAGTAAAGTCCTAAGAAAAAATTTTGGAAAAGGTCCAAAATTATGTCAATCCACCTTATGTGACCGGTATCTTGTTGTTTATATTAGAGGGTTCATATCACCTATGGAGGAAGTGCTCATTGGGCAAGGACATAGAAATCAGGTTGATAAAGCTAGAACAGTTATTATTAAACATGTCATTGAGGAATTAAAAGGAGTAGTAGAGATATCATTGGATCGAGATGTGGATGACTATTATCATGATTGGAATTTTCCAAACAATTCAGGAATGATCATGTTTGTACTAGATGAACCTGTTGGTATTGAGTGTAACCCGGAAGAGAAGGTAAATCTGAAGCAGTTGGAATCGGAAGTAGCCAGGATTAGTCTTCTAGTAGAAAAAGTTCCAAATCAAATACGGGTATATCCATTATCTAAATCGGTTTATTTAATTGAAAGAATGGGAATTTTAATCCCTATTGAGAAATCTCTTATCCAAAAGGGCTTTGCAGATGAATTGAGAATAACAAAGGATGAATTAGAGAAAAGCTACTTCCATCGAGATGGTAAATTCGAAGAAATTTTTAAAGTTAATGTTAGGGATATTTTTATTGATTGGAATTTTAAAGAGGATAAATCTTTTATGGCATTTATCTTAAATCATTAA
- a CDS encoding carbohydrate kinase family protein gives MSRLYSIGEVLIDFIPAQKGVALKDVVSFERAPGGAPANVAAAVAKAGGQASMITKLGEDAFGDFLIDTLNNVGVNTEHVVRTKKANTALAFVSLKEDGERDFSFYRNPSADLLLSEDEIEDNWFHEGDILHFCSVDLVESPMKQAHVKAIKSAKEKGAIISFDPNVRLPLWESEKECQATIREFLPQAHLVKISDEELEFVTGIKDEKEAIHSLFTGEVKAVIFTKGPEGATLYIKEESFASTGYKVSVQDTTGAGDAFIGGFLYKLLEKNATITNLESLLKQEHDDILSYANASGALTTTGKGAISAIPTKQEIYKFIEKQK, from the coding sequence ATGTCAAGATTATATTCAATTGGAGAGGTTTTAATTGATTTCATTCCGGCTCAAAAAGGAGTTGCACTAAAAGATGTAGTTTCGTTTGAGCGGGCTCCGGGTGGCGCACCTGCAAATGTTGCAGCAGCAGTTGCGAAAGCAGGTGGACAAGCGTCAATGATAACAAAGCTGGGTGAAGATGCGTTTGGTGATTTCTTAATTGATACGTTGAACAATGTGGGTGTCAACACAGAGCATGTTGTAAGAACGAAAAAAGCGAATACAGCTCTTGCCTTTGTATCACTCAAAGAAGATGGGGAGAGAGATTTTTCATTTTATCGTAACCCTTCAGCAGATCTTTTGCTATCTGAGGATGAGATAGAAGATAACTGGTTTCATGAAGGAGATATTCTTCACTTTTGTTCTGTTGACTTAGTCGAAAGTCCAATGAAACAGGCACATGTAAAGGCGATAAAATCGGCAAAGGAAAAGGGAGCTATCATTAGCTTTGACCCTAATGTACGACTGCCATTATGGGAAAGTGAAAAAGAGTGTCAAGCGACGATTAGAGAATTTCTTCCTCAAGCTCATTTAGTGAAGATATCTGATGAAGAGCTGGAGTTTGTTACAGGTATTAAGGATGAAAAAGAGGCAATACATTCATTATTTACTGGTGAAGTAAAAGCGGTCATTTTTACAAAAGGTCCAGAAGGGGCTACTCTTTATATAAAGGAAGAAAGTTTTGCATCAACAGGTTACAAGGTTTCTGTTCAGGATACAACTGGTGCTGGTGATGCATTTATTGGCGGATTCTTATATAAATTACTAGAAAAAAATGCAACAATTACTAATTTGGAATCACTTTTAAAACAAGAGCATGATGATATCTTATCCTACGCAAATGCAAGTGGTGCCCTTACAACAACAGGTAAAGGAGCAATCTCTGCTATTCCGACGAAACAAGAAATATATAAGTTCATTGAGAAGCAGAAGTGA
- a CDS encoding CBO0543 family protein, translated as MNPSMQDIMKAQEKISTLRWYYWKNEIVFSLQWWFILIFLFILLLVWLRLLDHSRIFPILLYGLITFNIASLLDTLGGELQLWEYPKMVLPWGPRIICIDLMISIFFMLLYQYFVKWSSFLIAAVCLAAIFAFVFEPAAIYMGIYFPLSWSNLYSFPIYILLSSFIKVIVDKICKLRTES; from the coding sequence ATGAATCCTTCCATGCAAGATATTATGAAAGCTCAAGAGAAAATTTCTACATTACGGTGGTATTACTGGAAAAACGAAATTGTTTTTAGCCTTCAGTGGTGGTTTATACTCATATTTCTTTTCATCCTTTTGCTCGTCTGGCTTCGACTACTCGACCACAGCAGGATCTTCCCTATTCTTTTATATGGACTAATTACCTTTAACATCGCCAGCCTTCTTGATACTCTCGGAGGAGAGCTGCAACTTTGGGAATATCCAAAAATGGTATTACCATGGGGCCCGAGGATCATATGCATTGATTTAATGATTTCCATTTTCTTTATGCTCCTTTATCAATACTTTGTAAAATGGTCTTCATTTCTTATTGCTGCTGTCTGTTTAGCAGCCATATTCGCTTTTGTTTTCGAACCGGCAGCTATATATATGGGGATTTACTTTCCATTAAGTTGGTCAAACCTATATTCATTTCCTATCTATATCCTGTTATCTTCTTTTATTAAAGTCATAGTTGATAAAATTTGCAAATTAAGAACAGAAAGCTAA
- a CDS encoding MFS transporter encodes MSTASIQKKPASYQQETGTVYNILFIIGLCHLLNDSIQSVIPAMFPILEESMGLTFTQLGLIAFALNMVSSVMQPVVGLYTDKKPMPYALPIGLTSSMLGVLGLAFAPSFLTILLSVIFIGLGSAIFHPEGSRVAYLAAGNRRGLAQSIYQVGGNSGQALAPLITALILVPLGQFGAIWFTVVAALAVGFLFYIANWYSRKLKVIEAMKKTKVNKNTGKKGLSKSIRNALIIIIFLIFARSWYVSAISNFYAFFAINKYELTIASSQIYIFTFLLMGAVGTFLGGPLADRFGKRTVILISLLATAPLSILLPFVGSTLSIIILALIGIILMSSFSVTVVYAQELVPGKIGTMSGLTVGLAFGMGAIGSVALGALIDWIGLTTTMIGVALLPLLGILAFLLPTDHKLTEWQQAN; translated from the coding sequence ATGTCAACCGCATCCATTCAAAAAAAACCTGCTTCCTATCAACAAGAAACAGGTACTGTTTACAACATTCTATTCATTATTGGTCTCTGTCATCTTTTAAATGACAGTATTCAGTCAGTTATCCCTGCTATGTTTCCAATTCTGGAAGAATCAATGGGACTTACGTTTACACAACTTGGACTCATTGCTTTTGCCTTGAATATGGTCTCATCTGTCATGCAACCTGTCGTTGGTCTCTACACTGATAAAAAGCCGATGCCTTATGCCTTGCCAATCGGATTAACAAGCAGCATGTTGGGCGTGTTGGGCTTAGCCTTTGCTCCATCATTCTTAACGATTCTTTTATCCGTTATTTTTATTGGGTTAGGATCTGCGATATTCCATCCGGAAGGCTCTCGGGTTGCCTATTTGGCTGCAGGGAATCGAAGAGGATTAGCTCAATCGATTTACCAAGTTGGCGGAAATAGCGGGCAGGCACTTGCTCCATTAATTACAGCGTTAATACTTGTTCCTCTCGGTCAATTTGGAGCGATTTGGTTTACTGTTGTTGCTGCTCTGGCAGTTGGATTTTTATTTTATATTGCAAACTGGTATTCTCGTAAATTAAAAGTGATTGAAGCTATGAAAAAAACAAAAGTAAATAAGAATACCGGTAAAAAAGGATTATCAAAGTCAATCAGAAATGCATTAATTATTATTATCTTTTTGATTTTTGCCCGTTCATGGTATGTCAGTGCTATATCCAATTTTTATGCGTTCTTTGCGATAAATAAATACGAATTGACGATTGCCAGTTCCCAAATTTATATTTTTACTTTTTTACTGATGGGTGCTGTCGGAACGTTTCTTGGGGGGCCGTTAGCTGATCGTTTTGGAAAACGTACAGTGATCCTTATTTCCTTGCTTGCAACAGCCCCGCTTTCCATACTACTCCCCTTTGTAGGATCAACTTTATCAATTATTATTCTTGCACTAATTGGAATCATTTTGATGTCCAGCTTTTCAGTTACAGTGGTATATGCGCAAGAACTGGTGCCCGGTAAGATTGGAACAATGTCAGGCTTAACAGTAGGTTTAGCTTTCGGCATGGGAGCAATCGGTTCAGTTGCACTTGGTGCATTAATCGATTGGATCGGATTAACTACAACCATGATCGGAGTTGCTTTATTACCATTACTTGGAATACTAGCATTTCTACTACCTACAGATCATAAATTAACTGAGTGGCAACAAGCAAACTAA
- a CDS encoding amino acid ABC transporter ATP-binding protein, with the protein MIIVKQLKKSFGANEVLKDINVIIKQQEVVVVIGPSGSGKSTFLRCLNLLEPVSGGQVMIDGVDLTDKKTNLNKIREEVGMVFQQFNLFPHKTVLENITMAPIKVKKMKEETAKDIALMLLKKVGLSEKANAYPSSLSGGQKQRVAIARALAMEPKIMLFDEPTSALDPEMVGEVLEVMKQLAGEGMTMVVVTHEMGFAKEVGDRVIFMDGGYIVEENVPEQLFDHPQHQRTKAFLSKVL; encoded by the coding sequence ATGATTATAGTAAAACAATTGAAAAAATCGTTTGGAGCTAACGAAGTGCTGAAGGATATCAATGTTATCATTAAGCAACAAGAAGTTGTAGTGGTTATCGGTCCATCCGGATCAGGTAAATCTACATTTTTACGTTGCCTTAATCTACTGGAACCTGTTTCAGGCGGACAAGTAATGATTGACGGAGTTGACTTAACAGATAAGAAGACGAACCTTAATAAGATTCGTGAAGAAGTTGGAATGGTTTTTCAGCAATTCAATCTCTTTCCTCATAAAACTGTATTAGAAAATATCACAATGGCACCAATTAAAGTGAAAAAAATGAAGGAAGAAACTGCAAAGGATATTGCTCTAATGCTTCTTAAAAAGGTAGGTCTATCTGAAAAAGCTAATGCTTATCCAAGTTCATTGTCAGGTGGGCAGAAGCAGCGTGTGGCGATCGCACGTGCTCTGGCCATGGAACCTAAAATTATGTTGTTCGATGAACCGACTTCAGCCTTAGACCCAGAAATGGTCGGAGAGGTGCTTGAGGTAATGAAGCAGCTTGCCGGAGAGGGAATGACAATGGTAGTCGTTACACATGAAATGGGCTTTGCAAAGGAAGTAGGAGATCGTGTTATCTTTATGGATGGTGGCTATATTGTGGAGGAAAATGTACCGGAGCAATTATTTGACCATCCACAGCATCAAAGAACAAAGGCTTTTTTAAGTAAGGTATTATGA
- a CDS encoding aspartate kinase, with protein sequence MKVVKFGGSSLASGEQLKKVLNIVVSDPTRKVVVVSAPGKRYSDDIKVTDLLIECAEKHLANENADGVFDTIIERYASIVKELSIPYDIIETISNDLKTLLAGDKSKPESYLDAVKASGEDNNAKLIAAFFQHSGLNAEYVNPKDAGLLVSDEPGNAQVLPESYENLYKLREKEGIVVFPGFFGYNKKGEVLTFSRSGSDITGSILANGIKADLYENFTDVDAVYSVNPTFVQNPKEISELTYREMRELSYAGFSVFHDEALIPAFRAGIPVNVKNTNNPSAPGTRIVNERSNSNGPVIGIASDKGFCSIYVSKYLMNREIGFGRRLLQILEDYGLTYEHVPSGIDDVTVILRQDQMDEALEAKITDRIMTELHADEVIIEHNLVLIMVVGEGMRHNVGTTARAAKALAHAGVNIEMINQGSSEVSMMFGVKEPQEKIAVQAIYNEFFVAVPV encoded by the coding sequence ATGAAAGTTGTAAAGTTCGGTGGTTCCTCTTTAGCTTCAGGTGAACAACTAAAAAAAGTATTGAATATCGTTGTGTCAGACCCAACTCGAAAAGTGGTTGTTGTATCTGCTCCGGGAAAGCGATATTCAGATGATATAAAGGTAACAGATTTACTTATCGAATGTGCGGAAAAACATTTAGCAAATGAAAATGCTGACGGAGTATTTGATACCATTATTGAAAGGTATGCAAGTATTGTAAAGGAATTATCGATTCCTTATGACATTATTGAAACCATTTCAAATGACTTAAAGACATTATTAGCAGGTGACAAAAGTAAGCCTGAAAGCTATCTTGATGCAGTTAAAGCCAGTGGGGAGGATAATAATGCAAAGTTAATTGCAGCCTTCTTCCAGCATAGCGGTCTTAATGCAGAGTATGTGAATCCAAAAGATGCAGGTTTACTTGTATCAGATGAGCCGGGAAATGCTCAGGTTCTACCTGAATCGTATGAAAATTTATATAAACTTCGTGAAAAAGAAGGAATTGTTGTTTTCCCAGGGTTCTTCGGTTACAACAAAAAAGGTGAAGTATTAACATTCTCAAGAAGCGGGTCAGATATTACAGGATCAATTTTAGCTAACGGTATCAAGGCTGACCTGTATGAAAACTTCACAGATGTTGATGCGGTATATTCAGTTAATCCAACGTTTGTTCAAAATCCTAAGGAGATTAGCGAACTAACATACCGTGAAATGCGTGAACTTTCATACGCCGGGTTTTCGGTTTTCCATGATGAAGCTTTAATCCCTGCATTTAGAGCAGGCATTCCTGTTAATGTGAAAAACACGAATAACCCTTCAGCACCAGGTACAAGAATCGTAAATGAAAGGTCAAATTCTAATGGACCTGTTATTGGGATTGCAAGTGATAAAGGCTTTTGCAGTATTTATGTAAGTAAATATTTAATGAACCGAGAGATTGGGTTTGGGCGCAGACTGTTACAAATTTTAGAGGATTACGGTTTAACATACGAGCATGTTCCATCCGGTATTGATGATGTAACAGTTATTTTACGACAAGATCAGATGGATGAAGCACTTGAAGCGAAAATAACAGATCGCATTATGACGGAACTGCATGCAGATGAAGTGATCATCGAACACAATCTTGTATTAATTATGGTTGTTGGTGAAGGGATGCGTCACAATGTTGGAACAACAGCTCGTGCAGCAAAAGCTCTTGCACATGCAGGGGTAAATATTGAAATGATTAATCAAGGCTCTTCAGAGGTTAGCATGATGTTCGGAGTAAAAGAGCCTCAAGAAAAGATTGCTGTTCAAGCGATATATAATGAATTCTTTGTTGCGGTACCAGTTTAA
- a CDS encoding 3D domain-containing protein, with product MRALKQTIATIGILLLSLPITYVAKAESTNDTLNRANEQLEQNQQTILQKEKEQQAVNEEVNTIQQNVQALDQEISSSEQSLATVETKITDIQKLIEQKKEEIVLLQDKVYAREDIMEKRLVALQHSDRTSIVIDTLVNSESIGNFFERVGAVATILDADQNIVEQQQADIQQIEEEKKEIDKQEQLLVSQQAELETKRAELEQKRVQRNQALVALQGKYQSLSKEITLAEKEKSTIQSKISTIQSQIKKEEEAAKARAVELAKAKKAKEEAVVQQTVAPPPSTSKAKSQTSNSKKDTDTSSKSGKELYVSATAYSHEDTKSDLTYLGYNIKKNPNMKLIAVDPGVIPLGSKVWVEGYGVAIAGDTGGAIIGHKIDVLMPSSSKALQWGRKTVKIIILD from the coding sequence ATGCGAGCTTTGAAACAAACCATTGCCACAATCGGAATACTTCTATTATCCTTACCTATTACATATGTGGCAAAAGCAGAATCAACAAATGACACGTTAAATCGTGCGAATGAACAGCTAGAGCAGAATCAACAAACCATTCTTCAAAAGGAAAAAGAACAGCAAGCAGTAAATGAAGAAGTGAATACCATTCAACAAAATGTACAAGCTCTTGATCAGGAAATTTCAAGCAGTGAACAGAGCCTAGCCACTGTTGAAACAAAAATAACCGATATCCAAAAATTGATCGAACAAAAGAAAGAAGAAATTGTTCTTCTCCAGGACAAGGTATATGCTCGGGAAGACATTATGGAGAAGCGTTTAGTCGCTCTTCAGCATAGTGATCGTACATCAATCGTTATTGATACTCTTGTTAATTCAGAAAGCATCGGTAACTTCTTTGAACGTGTTGGAGCAGTTGCAACAATATTAGATGCTGATCAAAATATTGTCGAACAACAACAAGCAGATATTCAGCAAATTGAAGAAGAAAAAAAAGAAATTGATAAACAGGAACAACTTCTCGTTTCCCAACAGGCTGAATTAGAAACAAAAAGAGCAGAACTTGAACAAAAGCGCGTACAAAGAAATCAGGCACTTGTTGCCTTACAAGGAAAATATCAATCACTATCAAAGGAAATTACTCTAGCAGAAAAAGAAAAATCAACAATTCAATCTAAAATAAGTACGATACAAAGTCAGATTAAAAAGGAAGAAGAAGCTGCAAAAGCAAGAGCAGTTGAATTGGCTAAAGCTAAAAAAGCAAAGGAAGAAGCTGTGGTACAACAAACAGTTGCTCCTCCACCCTCAACTTCCAAAGCTAAAAGCCAGACAAGTAACAGTAAAAAAGACACTGACACTTCTTCTAAATCCGGAAAAGAATTATATGTATCAGCGACTGCATATAGTCACGAAGATACAAAAAGTGATTTGACTTATCTCGGTTATAATATTAAAAAGAATCCAAATATGAAGCTTATCGCTGTTGATCCGGGCGTCATTCCTCTTGGCTCAAAGGTTTGGGTAGAAGGATACGGTGTTGCCATTGCAGGTGATACAGGTGGAGCTATTATTGGACATAAAATAGATGTTTTAATGCCTTCAAGTTCAAAAGCACTCCAATGGGGACGAAAAACAGTTAAAATTATTATATTGGACTAA
- a CDS encoding Na-translocating system protein MpsC family protein yields the protein MKNTNSYYQEDLLLLSSTLSKILKRRFGKGPEMCYVTLHSNRLIVFIRKYITPSEEVLLKKDYINLAYKFRSAVMEEVVDEFTKEVEKSLGIRLDSYFEDWNFSRNTGMMIFENSLSKDWAATAIQPALKEKLFEGLNLISYEIYKAPTSMEVIKINQNIYAVESRGTILKMEKILYKKGYLEILQEHSNDIKNAYFQQKEKFDSIFETKVEDLFLFWDYKDNRSYIFFYLH from the coding sequence ATGAAAAATACAAATAGTTACTACCAGGAAGACCTCCTTCTCCTTAGTAGTACCTTAAGTAAGATATTAAAACGAAGGTTTGGAAAAGGACCTGAGATGTGCTATGTCACTTTACACTCAAATAGATTAATAGTTTTTATACGAAAATATATCACTCCTTCTGAAGAAGTATTATTAAAGAAAGATTACATAAATTTGGCCTATAAATTCCGATCTGCAGTAATGGAGGAAGTTGTTGATGAATTCACTAAAGAGGTGGAAAAATCTCTGGGAATAAGACTTGATTCCTATTTTGAGGATTGGAACTTTAGCAGGAACACGGGAATGATGATCTTTGAAAATAGCCTTTCGAAGGATTGGGCAGCTACAGCCATACAACCTGCTTTAAAAGAAAAGCTTTTTGAAGGTCTAAATTTGATAAGTTATGAAATTTATAAGGCACCAACAAGTATGGAAGTCATTAAAATTAATCAAAACATATATGCTGTTGAAAGTCGAGGCACAATATTAAAGATGGAGAAAATCTTATATAAGAAAGGCTATCTAGAGATATTACAAGAACATTCAAATGATATTAAAAATGCTTATTTTCAACAAAAGGAAAAATTTGATTCAATCTTTGAAACAAAAGTCGAGGATTTATTTTTGTTTTGGGATTACAAAGATAACAGAAGTTATATCTTTTTCTATTTACATTAA